One window from the genome of Oryza glaberrima chromosome 3, OglaRS2, whole genome shotgun sequence encodes:
- the LOC127765391 gene encoding eukaryotic translation initiation factor NCBP: MEPAAEKREAEQEELQQQHDEPAVPSADDDEAEAEENERRNRELKAGFHPLRRRFVLWYTRRTPGARSQSYEDNIKKIVDFSTVESFWVCYCHLTRPVSLPSPTDLHLFKEGIRPLWEDPANRSGGKWIIRFKKTVSGRFWEDLVLVLVGDQLDYSDDVCGVVLSVRFNEDILSVWNRNASDHQAVMTLRDSIKRHLKLPHSYLMEYKPHDASLRDNSSYRNTWLRG, from the exons atggagccggcggcggagaagagGGAGGCCGAGCAGGAggagctgcagcagcagcacgacgAGCCCGCCGTCCCttccgccgacgacgacgaggctgaGGCGGAGGAGAACGAGCGCCGCAACCGCGAGCTCAAGGCCGGCTTCCATCCCCTTAGG CGTAGATTCGTGCTATGGTACACGCGCCGGACTCCTGGGGCGAGGTCGCAGTCCTACGAGGACAACATCAAGAAGATCGTCGACTTCAGCACT GTTGAGTCGTTCTGGGTTTGCTACTGCCACCTCACGCGGCCGGTTAGCCTGCCGAGCCCCACCGACCTGCATCTTTTCAAGGAGGGCATCCGGCCCCTCTGGGAG GATCCCGCAAATAGGAGCGGTGGCAAGTGGATCATAAGGTTTAAGAAGACCGTCTCTGGTCGTTTCTGGGAGGATTTG GTGTTGGTGCTAGTGGGTGATCAACTTGATTATAGTGATGATGTTTGTGGCGTTGTACTCAGTGTTCGTTTCAATGAGGACATTCTAAGTGTCTGGAACCGTAATGCATCTGACCACCAG GCTGTGATGACATTAAGAGATTCAATTAAGAGGCATCTGAAGCTGCCACACAGCTATCTGATGGAGTACAAACCACACGATGCTTCACTGCGGGATAACTCATCTTACAGGAACACGTGGTTGAGAGGATAA